In Bacillus sp. FJAT-45037, the following are encoded in one genomic region:
- the rplL gene encoding 50S ribosomal protein L7/L12 produces MTKEQIIEAVKEMTVLELNDLVKAIEEEFGVSAAAPVAVAAAGGDGAAAEQTEFDVILTSAGGSKISVIKAVREITGLGLKEAKAVVDGAPAPIKEGVTKEEAEEMKAKLEEAGASVEVK; encoded by the coding sequence ATGACTAAAGAACAAATCATTGAAGCGGTTAAAGAAATGACTGTTTTAGAACTTAACGACCTTGTTAAAGCTATCGAAGAAGAATTTGGTGTATCTGCTGCTGCTCCTGTAGCTGTAGCTGCTGCTGGTGGCGACGGTGCCGCTGCTGAGCAAACTGAATTTGACGTAATCCTTACATCAGCTGGTGGATCTAAAATCAGCGTAATCAAAGCTGTACGTGAGATCACTGGTCTTGGACTTAAAGAAGCAAAAGCAGTTGTTGATGGTGCTCCAGCTCCAATCAAAGAAGGCGTAACTAAAGAAGAAGCTGAAGAAATGAAAGCTAAGCTTGAAGAGGCTGGCGCTTCTGTAGAAGTTAAGTAA
- the rplA gene encoding 50S ribosomal protein L1, producing the protein MAKKGKKYQDAVKLVDRDAAYVAEEAIELVKKTATAKFDETVEVAVRLGVDPKKADQQIRGAVVLPNGTGKTQRVLVFAKGEKAKEAEAAGADYVGEEDFINKISQGWFDFDVIVATPDMMAQVGKLGRVLGPKGLMPNPKTGTVTFDVQKAVNEIKAGKVEYRVDKAGNIHVPIGKVSFETEKLVENFSTIIETVMKAKPAAAKGTYVKNVAVASTMGPGVRVNASSMTK; encoded by the coding sequence ATGGCTAAAAAAGGTAAAAAATATCAAGATGCTGTGAAGCTTGTAGACCGTGATGCGGCATACGTAGCTGAAGAAGCTATTGAACTTGTTAAAAAAACCGCTACAGCTAAATTCGACGAAACGGTTGAAGTTGCTGTACGTCTAGGTGTTGACCCTAAGAAAGCAGACCAACAAATTCGTGGGGCTGTCGTTCTACCAAATGGTACGGGTAAAACACAACGTGTTCTTGTATTTGCAAAAGGTGAAAAAGCAAAAGAAGCTGAAGCTGCTGGTGCTGACTATGTAGGAGAAGAAGATTTCATCAATAAGATCAGCCAAGGTTGGTTTGACTTTGATGTAATCGTAGCTACACCTGACATGATGGCGCAAGTTGGTAAACTTGGTCGCGTACTTGGACCAAAAGGCTTAATGCCAAACCCTAAAACTGGTACAGTAACATTTGATGTACAAAAAGCTGTTAATGAAATCAAAGCTGGTAAAGTAGAATACCGCGTTGATAAAGCTGGCAACATCCACGTACCAATTGGTAAAGTTTCGTTTGAAACAGAGAAACTTGTTGAAAACTTCTCAACAATTATCGAAACAGTAATGAAAGCTAAGCCTGCTGCTGCTAAAGGAACATACGTTAAGAATGTTGCTGTAGCTTCAACAATGGGACCTGGCGTTCGTGTTAATGCTTCATCAATGACGAAGTAA
- the cysE gene encoding serine O-acetyltransferase: MRKIINTLLNDIDVVFSQDPAARSRLEVIFTYSGVHAIWSHRLAHWMWKKKFYFLARVQSQISRFFTGIEIHPGAVIGQRLFIDHGMGVVIGETCEIGDNVTIYQGVTLGGTGKEKGKRHPTVADGVLIATGAKVLGSFLIGENARIGAGSVVLKPVPANSTVVGIPGRIVVQDGVKILDGLDHHLFPDPIADKLKELEDEVKELQRRLKQQSSKENNMH, from the coding sequence ATGAGAAAAATTATCAATACGCTGTTAAATGATATCGATGTGGTCTTTAGTCAAGACCCCGCAGCACGCAGTCGACTTGAAGTTATTTTTACGTATTCTGGTGTTCATGCCATATGGTCTCACCGGTTAGCCCATTGGATGTGGAAAAAGAAATTCTACTTTTTAGCGAGAGTACAGTCACAAATTAGTCGCTTTTTCACTGGAATTGAAATCCATCCTGGTGCTGTCATTGGTCAACGGTTGTTTATTGACCATGGAATGGGAGTCGTCATTGGTGAGACCTGTGAAATAGGAGATAATGTCACGATCTATCAAGGTGTGACGCTCGGTGGAACAGGAAAAGAAAAAGGAAAACGTCACCCTACTGTAGCCGATGGTGTTCTAATTGCTACGGGAGCAAAAGTGTTAGGATCATTTCTCATTGGAGAGAATGCTCGTATAGGTGCAGGATCTGTTGTACTAAAGCCTGTTCCAGCAAATTCTACGGTAGTAGGAATTCCTGGTCGAATTGTCGTTCAAGACGGGGTGAAAATATTAGATGGACTTGATCATCATCTTTTCCCAGATCCAATAGCCGATAAATTAAAAGAGCTAGAAGATGAAGTCAAGGAGTTACAGAGACGATTAAAGCAGCAAAGTAGTAAAGAAAATAATATGCATTAA
- the gltX gene encoding glutamate--tRNA ligase, whose product MGNDVRVRFAPSPTGHLHIGGARSALFNYLYAKNQGGKFVLRIEDTDQARNVDSAKEKLLDSLKWLGIEWDESIDVGGEYGPYSCMERIDLYKEYIEQLLKEGKAYYCYMTESELEAEREAQMDRGEVPKYSGRDRNLTEEERKAYEEKGLKPVVRFHVPTGQDIVIHDAVRGKVTFESDGIGDFVIARKDGVPMYNFAVTIDDHLMKISHVIRGEEHLSNTPRQVMLYQAFGWDVPTFAHASLILNPDRQKMSKRDESIIQFVEQYKELGYMPEALTNFLALLGWSPVEEEEIFTMEELGEQFSLERVSKAPAVFDAEKLAWMNNQYLKKADLETVVDLSIPHLVKAGRLPEDMNEERREWAKRLIGLYQEQLQYGAEIVELTELFFKTEIEYNEEAKAVLDEEQVPEVLKQFLHEIEQLQTFDAVNVKGAIKATQKATGQKGKKLFMPIRVATTGQTHGRDLPDSIELLGKAVVSARLERLL is encoded by the coding sequence ATGGGAAATGACGTTAGAGTTCGTTTCGCTCCAAGTCCAACGGGGCATTTACATATTGGTGGTGCCCGTTCGGCTTTATTTAATTATCTTTACGCAAAAAATCAAGGCGGAAAGTTTGTTCTTCGTATTGAGGATACAGACCAAGCGCGAAATGTAGATTCAGCGAAAGAAAAGCTTTTGGATAGCTTAAAATGGCTTGGTATTGAGTGGGATGAAAGCATAGATGTAGGTGGTGAATACGGACCTTATAGCTGTATGGAACGTATTGACCTGTATAAAGAGTATATTGAACAACTATTAAAAGAGGGCAAAGCATATTACTGTTACATGACTGAAAGTGAGTTAGAAGCAGAGCGAGAAGCTCAGATGGATCGCGGAGAAGTGCCGAAGTACAGTGGACGCGACCGTAACCTTACAGAAGAAGAGCGTAAGGCTTACGAAGAAAAAGGTCTAAAACCTGTTGTTCGTTTCCATGTCCCTACTGGCCAAGATATTGTTATTCATGATGCTGTCCGTGGCAAAGTGACATTCGAATCAGATGGGATTGGCGACTTCGTTATTGCAAGAAAAGACGGTGTACCAATGTACAATTTCGCTGTGACAATTGATGACCACCTAATGAAAATTTCACATGTTATCCGCGGGGAAGAGCATCTATCAAACACACCACGTCAAGTCATGCTTTATCAAGCATTCGGCTGGGATGTTCCAACGTTTGCTCATGCATCGCTTATTCTAAATCCAGATCGTCAAAAGATGAGTAAGCGTGATGAGTCAATTATTCAATTTGTTGAACAGTATAAAGAACTTGGTTATATGCCAGAGGCGCTTACTAACTTCTTAGCTCTACTTGGTTGGTCACCTGTTGAAGAAGAGGAGATCTTCACAATGGAAGAACTAGGCGAACAGTTCTCACTTGAACGTGTTTCAAAAGCACCGGCCGTATTTGATGCGGAAAAACTTGCTTGGATGAATAATCAGTACTTGAAAAAGGCAGATTTAGAAACGGTAGTGGATCTTTCCATTCCTCATCTAGTTAAAGCAGGTAGGTTGCCAGAAGATATGAATGAAGAGCGCCGTGAATGGGCAAAACGCTTGATTGGTCTATATCAAGAGCAGTTACAATATGGTGCAGAGATTGTGGAATTAACAGAGTTGTTCTTTAAGACAGAGATTGAGTATAATGAAGAGGCGAAAGCTGTTCTCGACGAAGAGCAAGTACCTGAAGTGTTAAAGCAATTCTTACATGAAATTGAGCAACTTCAAACATTTGATGCTGTGAATGTCAAAGGGGCAATCAAGGCAACTCAAAAGGCTACAGGTCAAAAGGGCAAAAAGCTCTTCATGCCGATTCGTGTGGCTACTACTGGTCAAACACATGGCCGAGATCTACCGGATTCTATTGAGTTACTTGGCAAGGCGGTCGTATCTGCTCGTCTGGAGCGCTTACTATAA
- the rplJ gene encoding 50S ribosomal protein L10, which produces MSVLEQKKQIVSDIADKLRDNKATVVVNYRGLNVAEVTELRKQLREAGIEFKVYKNSLTRRAADAAELSELNESLVGPNAVAFSAEDVIAPAKVLNDFAKKHEALEIKAGVIEGRVATVEEIKALAELPSREGLLSMLANVLQAPVRGLAIATKAVADQKEEQGA; this is translated from the coding sequence ATGAGCGTACTAGAACAAAAGAAACAAATCGTATCTGATATCGCTGATAAGTTACGTGATAATAAAGCGACAGTAGTAGTTAATTATCGTGGACTTAACGTTGCTGAAGTGACTGAACTTCGTAAGCAACTTCGTGAAGCGGGTATTGAATTTAAAGTTTACAAGAACTCTTTAACTCGTCGTGCGGCTGATGCAGCTGAACTTTCTGAGTTGAACGAAAGTCTTGTTGGACCGAATGCTGTTGCTTTTAGTGCTGAGGATGTTATTGCTCCTGCTAAGGTGCTTAACGACTTCGCTAAGAAGCATGAAGCTCTTGAAATTAAAGCTGGTGTTATTGAAGGACGAGTTGCTACGGTTGAAGAAATCAAAGCTCTTGCTGAACTACCATCACGCGAAGGTCTACTTTCTATGCTTGCAAACGTACTTCAAGCTCCAGTTCGTGGATTGGCAATTGCTACAAAAGCTGTTGCGGACCAAAAAGAAGAGCAAGGTGCGTAA
- the cysS gene encoding cysteine--tRNA ligase: MAIRLYNSLTKQKETFVPIEEGKVKMYVCGPTVYNYIHIGNARPPIVYDMVRRYLEYRGYDVTFISNFTDVDDKIIRAAQELGEDVFAVANRFIEEYHNDTCALGVKKADKHPRVTETIPEIIDFVVKLIEKDYAYEASGDVYFRTKKFEGYGKLSSQSIEDLRSGARIEVDVRKEDPLDFVLWKAAKPGEVSWESPWGEGRPGWHIECSAMVKKYLGDTIDIHAGGKDLSFPHHENEIAQSEALTGKTMANYWMHNGFININNEKMSKSLGNFVLAHDIIRQHSAEVVRFFMLTAHYRSPINFSDELLEGAKNGLERLRTVVASLEHRLQESAGYGEKQEWTEKIEQFKETFIKEMDDDFNSANGIAVMFDLTKEANRYLREEQTSKEVLKLFIDLFDELSGVLGIELREQVELLDEQIEALITERNDSRKNKNFQRADEIRDQLKEQGILLEDTAQGVRWKRG, encoded by the coding sequence ATGGCAATAAGACTATATAACAGTTTAACAAAACAAAAAGAAACATTTGTCCCGATAGAAGAAGGCAAAGTCAAGATGTATGTATGCGGTCCTACTGTTTATAATTACATTCATATTGGAAATGCTAGACCTCCGATTGTATATGATATGGTTAGACGCTACCTTGAATATCGTGGGTATGACGTGACGTTTATTTCAAACTTTACAGACGTAGACGACAAGATTATACGTGCAGCTCAAGAATTAGGAGAAGATGTTTTTGCTGTGGCTAATCGATTTATCGAGGAGTATCATAATGACACATGTGCACTAGGGGTAAAAAAAGCAGATAAGCATCCGCGTGTAACAGAGACGATTCCAGAGATTATTGACTTTGTGGTTAAACTTATTGAAAAAGATTATGCCTATGAAGCAAGCGGAGATGTATACTTTCGCACGAAGAAATTTGAAGGCTACGGAAAACTTTCTTCCCAGTCGATTGAGGACCTGCGCTCAGGTGCAAGGATTGAAGTAGACGTGCGTAAAGAAGACCCTCTTGACTTTGTTTTATGGAAAGCGGCTAAGCCTGGAGAAGTTTCGTGGGAGAGCCCATGGGGAGAGGGCCGTCCTGGGTGGCATATCGAATGTTCAGCGATGGTGAAGAAATATTTAGGAGATACGATTGATATTCATGCAGGTGGAAAAGATTTATCGTTTCCTCACCATGAAAATGAAATTGCTCAATCAGAGGCATTAACAGGAAAAACGATGGCAAATTATTGGATGCATAACGGGTTTATTAACATTAACAATGAAAAAATGTCGAAATCACTCGGAAATTTTGTTTTGGCACATGATATCATTCGACAGCATTCTGCAGAAGTCGTGCGCTTTTTCATGCTGACGGCACATTATCGGAGTCCGATTAATTTCAGTGATGAATTGCTTGAAGGAGCAAAAAATGGATTAGAGAGATTACGTACAGTTGTGGCAAGTCTCGAACATCGCCTACAAGAGTCAGCGGGCTACGGGGAGAAACAAGAATGGACAGAAAAAATTGAACAATTTAAAGAAACGTTCATCAAAGAAATGGATGATGATTTCAATAGTGCTAACGGTATTGCCGTTATGTTTGATTTGACGAAGGAAGCAAACCGATACTTACGTGAAGAACAAACGTCCAAAGAAGTTTTGAAACTATTCATTGATCTATTTGATGAGCTTTCAGGGGTGCTCGGGATTGAACTAAGAGAACAAGTTGAGCTATTAGATGAACAGATCGAAGCCCTGATTACAGAACGTAATGACTCACGTAAAAACAAGAATTTCCAAAGAGCAGATGAGATTCGTGATCAACTGAAAGAGCAAGGAATCTTGTTAGAAGACACGGCACAAGGTGTTCGCTGGAAGCGAGGTTAA
- the nusG gene encoding transcription termination/antitermination protein NusG translates to MEKNWYVVHTYSGYENKVKANLEKRVESMDMADKIFRVLVPVEEETEVKNGKTKQVIKKVFPGYVIVEMVMTDDSWYVVRNTPGVTGFVGSSGAGSKPTALLPEEVEAILKQMGVTEPKAELDFDLKESVKVKEGPFANFIGSIEEIYMEKQKVKVHVNMFGRETPVELDFDQVEKI, encoded by the coding sequence ATGGAAAAAAATTGGTATGTTGTTCACACGTACTCAGGATATGAGAACAAAGTAAAAGCTAACTTGGAAAAGCGTGTTGAGTCGATGGACATGGCTGACAAGATTTTCCGCGTTCTTGTTCCTGTTGAAGAAGAAACTGAAGTGAAAAACGGAAAAACAAAACAAGTAATAAAGAAGGTTTTTCCTGGTTATGTCATTGTTGAGATGGTCATGACGGATGATTCGTGGTATGTTGTACGTAACACACCAGGTGTCACTGGTTTTGTTGGTTCGTCTGGTGCAGGTTCTAAACCGACAGCGCTATTGCCGGAAGAGGTAGAAGCGATCTTGAAGCAAATGGGTGTAACTGAGCCTAAAGCTGAGCTTGACTTTGATTTGAAAGAATCAGTGAAAGTTAAAGAAGGTCCGTTTGCTAACTTTATCGGGTCGATTGAAGAAATTTATATGGAAAAGCAAAAAGTTAAAGTTCATGTAAATATGTTTGGTCGAGAGACGCCTGTTGAGCTAGATTTTGATCAAGTTGAAAAGATTTAA
- a CDS encoding NYN domain-containing protein — MKDILLVDGYNMIGAWPELRDLKDRDLSLARDRLVERMAEYQAYTGNKVIVVFDAHFVAGIGKLYHNYRVDVMYTRESETADERIERLVLELKRIDTRIHVATSDFTEQSLIFGSGALRKSARELLIELEVANKGIKKSVESIKNKRNSTKLPLNDEMIEIFERWRRGEQ, encoded by the coding sequence ATGAAAGATATCCTCCTTGTTGATGGGTATAACATGATAGGGGCATGGCCGGAGTTACGCGATTTAAAAGATCGCGACCTCTCTCTGGCTCGTGACCGTCTCGTTGAACGTATGGCAGAATATCAAGCGTATACAGGCAATAAAGTGATAGTCGTTTTTGATGCTCACTTTGTTGCTGGGATTGGTAAGCTTTATCATAATTACCGAGTCGATGTAATGTATACAAGAGAAAGCGAAACAGCTGATGAACGGATTGAGAGACTAGTCTTGGAGTTAAAGCGAATCGATACAAGAATTCATGTCGCGACATCGGACTTTACGGAGCAATCTTTGATCTTTGGAAGTGGAGCATTGAGGAAGTCTGCTAGAGAGTTATTAATTGAACTCGAAGTGGCAAATAAGGGTATTAAAAAAAGTGTCGAATCGATAAAAAATAAACGAAATTCGACAAAGCTACCTTTAAATGATGAAATGATTGAAATTTTTGAAAGATGGCGTCGAGGTGAGCAATGA
- the rpmG gene encoding 50S ribosomal protein L33 has product MRNKVVQACEICHSRNYSTEKNKLTHVHRIEVKKFCKHCNEHTLHRETK; this is encoded by the coding sequence ATGCGTAATAAAGTAGTACAAGCTTGTGAGATTTGTCATTCTAGAAACTATTCAACTGAAAAGAATAAACTCACTCACGTTCATCGCATTGAGGTGAAGAAGTTTTGTAAGCATTGTAATGAGCACACTCTTCATCGTGAAACCAAATAA
- the secE gene encoding preprotein translocase subunit SecE: MASGERNIGRFLKDVVQEMKRVSWPTRKELTRYTWIVLGTVAFITVFFAIVDYGISSIVRVLLG, translated from the coding sequence GTGGCTAGCGGCGAAAGGAACATTGGAAGGTTTTTGAAAGATGTCGTACAAGAGATGAAACGTGTATCGTGGCCTACTAGAAAAGAATTAACTCGTTATACTTGGATTGTTCTTGGGACGGTTGCGTTTATTACTGTTTTCTTTGCAATTGTAGACTATGGAATCTCATCGATTGTTCGCGTATTACTCGGATAA
- the rlmB gene encoding 23S rRNA (guanosine(2251)-2'-O)-methyltransferase RlmB, whose amino-acid sequence MGKEFILGKNPVIEALRAGHTINKIWIAEGSQKGQMTKLIELAKEQGVLIQNAPKKKLEQLVDSSNHQGVVASIAAYEYAEMDDLFKVAKERGEEPFFLILDELEDPHNLGSIMRTADAAGAHGIIIPKRRAVGLTQTVAKASTGAIEYIPVVRVTNIARTMDDLKKKGLWFAGTDASGKEDYRQASFDMPIGLVIGSEGKGISRLIKEKCDFLIQIPMVGKVTSLNASVAASLLMYEVYRNRYPLGKK is encoded by the coding sequence GTGGGTAAAGAATTTATTTTAGGAAAGAATCCAGTTATTGAGGCTCTTCGCGCAGGACATACAATTAATAAGATATGGATCGCCGAAGGTTCGCAAAAAGGTCAAATGACAAAGCTTATTGAGCTAGCTAAGGAACAAGGAGTCTTGATCCAAAATGCACCGAAAAAGAAGTTAGAGCAATTAGTAGATAGCTCAAATCATCAAGGTGTCGTGGCATCAATCGCGGCGTATGAATATGCGGAAATGGATGATTTATTTAAGGTAGCGAAAGAGAGAGGGGAGGAACCATTCTTCTTAATTTTGGATGAACTAGAAGACCCTCATAATCTAGGTTCCATCATGCGTACAGCTGATGCAGCAGGAGCACACGGTATTATCATTCCGAAAAGGCGTGCAGTCGGCCTCACGCAAACAGTGGCAAAAGCATCAACTGGTGCTATTGAGTATATTCCAGTTGTACGAGTCACAAATATTGCCCGCACAATGGACGACTTGAAAAAGAAAGGCTTATGGTTTGCTGGAACAGACGCCAGCGGAAAAGAAGATTATCGCCAAGCCTCATTTGATATGCCAATCGGTCTTGTAATTGGAAGTGAAGGTAAGGGGATTAGCCGTCTAATTAAAGAGAAATGTGATTTCTTGATTCAGATCCCAATGGTCGGCAAGGTAACGTCACTTAACGCTTCGGTCGCGGCGAGCCTCTTGATGTATGAAGTGTACCGTAATCGTTATCCGTTAGGAAAAAAGTAA
- the sigH gene encoding RNA polymerase sporulation sigma factor SigH has protein sequence MDLQETKSTLSFDQLADDVLVEYVRSGDTRALEFLINKYKNFVRAKARSYFLIGADHEDIVQEGMIGLYKAVRDFNGEKLASFKAFAELCITRQIITAIKTATRQKHIPLNSYVSLDKPIYDEESDRTLMDVISGTKVTNPEDLLINQEEFEDIELKMGEILSELERQVLMLYLDGRSYQEISVDLNRHVKSIDNALQRVKRKLERYVELKGITLA, from the coding sequence ATGGACCTTCAAGAAACGAAATCAACACTTAGTTTTGATCAATTGGCAGACGATGTTTTAGTAGAGTATGTACGTAGTGGAGATACGAGAGCCCTTGAGTTTCTGATCAATAAGTACAAGAATTTTGTACGCGCAAAAGCACGCTCTTATTTTTTGATAGGGGCAGATCACGAAGACATTGTTCAAGAAGGAATGATCGGACTTTATAAAGCGGTCCGTGATTTTAACGGGGAAAAACTTGCGTCCTTTAAGGCTTTTGCTGAACTATGCATTACCCGTCAAATTATCACGGCAATTAAGACCGCTACAAGACAGAAACATATTCCGCTTAATTCTTATGTTTCTTTAGACAAACCAATTTATGACGAAGAATCAGACCGCACTTTAATGGATGTTATTAGTGGGACAAAAGTGACTAATCCTGAAGATCTACTGATCAATCAGGAAGAATTTGAAGATATTGAACTTAAAATGGGTGAGATTCTTAGTGAACTAGAACGGCAAGTGCTCATGTTGTATTTAGATGGCAGATCCTATCAAGAAATCTCTGTTGATTTAAATCGTCACGTGAAATCGATTGATAATGCCTTGCAACGAGTGAAGCGTAAACTAGAGAGGTATGTAGAATTAAAGGGTATCACGTTAGCGTAA
- a CDS encoding Mini-ribonuclease 3: MKLIEPNTDLTQLNALALAYMGDSVLDMYVRYYLIAQGKVRPNRLHMEATRFVSAKAQAKVVYVLLDEGFLTEEEGAVLKRGRNAKSGSIPKNTDANTYRYSTGFEAVLGFLYLQNRTSRLDELMEKVVSIIDGHMEKGELERG, translated from the coding sequence ATGAAATTAATAGAACCAAATACGGACCTCACCCAGCTCAATGCGCTAGCCTTAGCGTATATGGGTGACTCCGTTTTAGATATGTATGTTCGATATTATCTCATTGCCCAAGGAAAAGTACGCCCGAACCGTCTCCATATGGAGGCAACCCGGTTTGTATCAGCGAAAGCGCAGGCAAAGGTTGTTTATGTATTGTTAGATGAAGGCTTTCTAACAGAAGAAGAAGGCGCTGTTCTAAAGCGAGGTCGAAACGCAAAGTCGGGCTCAATACCAAAAAATACAGATGCAAATACGTATCGCTATTCTACGGGATTTGAGGCAGTACTGGGCTTTTTATACTTGCAAAATCGGACAAGCAGATTAGATGAACTAATGGAGAAAGTGGTTTCAATTATTGATGGTCATATGGAGAAAGGGGAGTTAGAACGTGGGTAA
- a CDS encoding class I SAM-dependent methyltransferase, with protein sequence MTGHYYSKDPDVKSDERSWSFELRQKTFTFISDRGVFSKKEIDFGSRLLIESFVMPQISGPLLDVGCGYGPIGITVASIEGNREVHMVDVNERALDLAKKNATANQVTNVQVYQSDRLSEVHLQNFAAILTNPPIRAGKQVVHDIFEQAYDHLVKGGELWVVIQKKQGAPSALEKIKAIYGNVEVVNKKKGYLILCAKKIDSV encoded by the coding sequence GTGACTGGGCATTATTATTCAAAAGACCCCGATGTAAAAAGTGATGAACGTTCATGGTCATTTGAACTTCGGCAAAAAACTTTTACATTTATATCAGACCGAGGGGTATTTTCAAAAAAAGAAATTGATTTTGGTAGTCGCCTGCTTATCGAGTCATTTGTAATGCCTCAAATTTCAGGGCCGCTATTAGACGTAGGTTGCGGTTATGGACCAATTGGTATAACTGTGGCATCGATTGAAGGAAATCGAGAAGTTCATATGGTTGATGTTAATGAACGCGCCCTTGATTTAGCGAAGAAAAACGCGACAGCCAATCAGGTGACCAATGTACAAGTGTATCAAAGTGATCGTTTGAGCGAAGTTCACCTCCAGAATTTTGCAGCTATCCTCACGAACCCACCTATTAGAGCGGGCAAGCAAGTGGTTCATGATATTTTCGAACAAGCTTATGATCATTTAGTAAAAGGTGGAGAGTTATGGGTCGTGATTCAGAAAAAGCAAGGCGCGCCTTCAGCATTGGAAAAAATAAAGGCTATCTATGGAAACGTAGAAGTAGTGAACAAGAAAAAGGGCTACTTAATTTTATGTGCGAAAAAAATTGACTCAGTTTAG
- the rplK gene encoding 50S ribosomal protein L11 yields MAKKVIKMVKLQIPAGKANPAPPVGPALGQAGVNIMGFCKEFNARTSDQAGLIIPVEITVFEDRSFTFITKTPPAAVLLKKAAGIESGSGEPNVKKVATVKRDKVREIAETKMPDLNAADVEAAMRMVEGTARSMGIVIED; encoded by the coding sequence GTGGCTAAAAAGGTAATTAAAATGGTTAAATTGCAAATTCCTGCTGGTAAAGCTAATCCAGCGCCACCAGTTGGTCCTGCATTAGGTCAAGCAGGTGTTAATATTATGGGATTCTGTAAAGAATTTAACGCTCGTACTTCAGATCAAGCTGGTCTTATCATTCCAGTAGAAATCACAGTATTTGAAGATCGTTCGTTTACATTCATCACTAAAACTCCACCCGCTGCTGTTCTTCTTAAGAAAGCTGCTGGGATTGAGTCAGGTTCTGGTGAGCCTAACGTTAAAAAAGTTGCAACTGTTAAGCGTGATAAAGTGCGCGAAATTGCTGAGACTAAAATGCCAGATTTAAACGCAGCTGACGTTGAAGCAGCTATGCGTATGGTTGAAGGTACTGCACGTAGCATGGGTATCGTAATTGAAGACTAA